The following proteins are co-located in the Hypomesus transpacificus isolate Combined female chromosome 23, fHypTra1, whole genome shotgun sequence genome:
- the tyw5 gene encoding LOW QUALITY PROTEIN: tRNA wybutosine-synthesizing protein 5 (The sequence of the model RefSeq protein was modified relative to this genomic sequence to represent the inferred CDS: inserted 1 base in 1 codon), with protein MEVQKKVPVPVYCDMDEDGFAREIYPMVKRGPAVLRGVGLGPCLEKWTVEYLIQIGGNRDVKVHVSTLPWMDFLGKNFVYRTLPFDEFVKRAAETKHSDFFLSEVSKTSGIYLRTLGEDSRKDVADLGKQFPSLAQDFHIPQVFQPDQFFSSVFRISSPGLQFWTHYDVSTALWFHNTLAXEFGVGVNVFWHHWPAESYDRKDPHGNRDPEPARRALQVERAPSALDQLPPDQRDFYGRRIQHTQPHLQWRTQTPDRLDVGMGPSQIQTGAAASFRDIWSCRSPGFLVQKWKCFPARQKRSQKLLYCVTAHAGVLRCPTLL; from the exons ATGGAAGTCCAAAAGAAAGTTCCTGTTCCTGTCTACTGTGACATGGATGAGGACGGTTTTGCGCGAGAGATATATCCGATGGTGAAGCGAGGACCAGCTGTGCTGAGAGGGGTGGGTCTCGGACCATGCCTGGAAAAGTGGACGGTCGAGTACCTTATACAGATAGGCGGAAACAGAGATGTGAAGGTTCATGTGTCCACTCTACCCTGGATGGACTTCCTCGGGAAAAACTTTGTATATAG GACACTTCCATTTGATGAATTTGTCAAAAGGGCAGCTGAAACGAAGCACTCAGACTTTTTCCTCAGTGAGGTCAGTAAGACAAG TGGTATTTATCTACGTacactgggagaggatagtAGGAAG GATGTGGCTGACCTGGGTAAACAGTTCCCTTCCCTGGCACAGGACTTCCACATTCCCCAGGTCTTCCAACCCGACCAGTTCTTCTCCAGTGTTTTCCGCATCAGCTCTCCTGGCTTGCAGTTTTGGACACACTATGATGTGAGCACCG CCTTGTGGTTCCACAACACGCTGG TTGAGTTCGGAGTGGGTGTCAACGTGTTCTGGCACCACTGGCCAGCGGAGAGCTACGACAGGAAAGACCCGCATGGGAACAGAGACCCGGAGCCTGCTAGGCGGGCCCTGCAGGTGGAGAGAGCTCCGAGCGCCCTGGACCAGCTGCCTCCAGACCAGCGGGACTTCTACGGCCGGCGCATCCAGCATACTCAGCCCCACCTGCAATGGAGAACACAGACCCCTGACAGACTGGATGTTGGGATGGGCCCCTCACAGATCCAGACTGGTGCAGCAGCTAGCTTCAGGGATATCTGGAGCTGCAGAAGCCCTGGATTTCTAGTTCAGAAGTGGAAATGTTTTCCTGCTCGACAGAAACGATCACAGAAACTCCTGTACTGTGTTACTGCTCATGCAGGCGTTTTACGTTGCCCAACGCTTCTTTAA